A region of Cellulophaga sp. RHA19 DNA encodes the following proteins:
- a CDS encoding exo-beta-N-acetylmuramidase NamZ family protein, whose protein sequence is MAILSGFKSTVLLWFLILSACGNAPKANFTANIEEKAKAITPKKIVVAANKTNDYLPLLKGEKVAIVANQTSVIFKTDDTYTHIVDSLQTLNVDIKKVFAPEHGFRGKVDAGEHVKDGVDTKTGLPLISLYGKNRKPDNAQLKDIDVVLFDIQDVGVRFYTYIATLQLVMEACAENNIKVVVLDRPNPNGHYVDGPTMETEHRGFLGMTNIPLVYGMTIAEYATMINEEGWLNGDKKTDLTVVKLDNYEHNSDYNLPIRPSPNLPNNTAITLYPSLGLFEGMDINAGRGTEFQFQRYGAPFLDSTKYSFTYTPQPNFGSKYPKHKGKICYGNDLSSIERMNSMTLKWIIDAYTNSTDKSKVFLTSGFTKHAGTSKLQKQIVEGMSEAEIKKTWQPAIEEFKKIRAKYLMYN, encoded by the coding sequence ATGGCTATTTTATCCGGTTTCAAAAGTACAGTTTTATTATGGTTTTTAATACTTTCTGCGTGCGGAAACGCCCCAAAAGCTAATTTTACAGCCAATATAGAAGAAAAAGCAAAAGCTATTACTCCTAAAAAAATTGTAGTTGCGGCTAATAAAACTAACGACTATTTGCCGTTATTAAAAGGTGAAAAAGTTGCTATTGTTGCCAACCAAACCAGTGTTATATTTAAGACTGATGATACGTATACCCATATAGTAGACTCTCTACAAACACTAAATGTAGATATTAAAAAAGTTTTTGCTCCAGAACACGGTTTTAGAGGTAAGGTTGATGCTGGTGAACACGTAAAAGATGGTGTAGACACTAAAACTGGTTTGCCTTTAATATCACTATACGGTAAAAATAGAAAGCCAGATAACGCACAATTAAAAGATATTGATGTGGTGCTTTTTGATATACAAGATGTTGGTGTGCGTTTTTACACTTACATAGCTACATTGCAGCTGGTAATGGAAGCTTGTGCAGAAAACAATATTAAAGTTGTTGTGCTAGACAGGCCAAACCCAAACGGACATTATGTAGACGGACCAACTATGGAAACTGAACATAGAGGTTTTTTAGGAATGACAAATATTCCGTTAGTATACGGAATGACTATTGCAGAATATGCAACAATGATAAATGAAGAAGGCTGGTTAAATGGTGATAAAAAAACAGATTTAACTGTGGTAAAACTTGATAATTATGAGCATAACAGCGATTACAACTTACCTATTAGACCTTCTCCTAACCTGCCAAACAATACCGCAATTACATTATACCCAAGTTTAGGGTTGTTTGAGGGAATGGATATTAACGCTGGTCGAGGCACAGAATTTCAGTTTCAGCGTTATGGAGCACCTTTTTTAGACAGCACAAAATATAGTTTTACATACACACCACAACCAAACTTTGGTTCTAAATACCCAAAACACAAAGGAAAAATTTGTTATGGTAACGATTTGTCTAGCATAGAAAGAATGAATAGTATGACATTAAAATGGATTATTGATGCATATACAAACAGTACAGATAAAAGCAAAGTGTTTTTAACAAGTGGTTTTACAAAACACGCTGGTACTAGTAAGTTACAAAAACAGATAGTAGAAGGTATGTCTGAAGCTGAAATTAAAAAAACGTGGCAACCAGCTATTGAAGAGTTTAAAAAAATAAGAGCAAAATATCTTATGTATAACTAA
- a CDS encoding class I SAM-dependent methyltransferase, which produces MGSDIFGAAMLDYLNKTYKEDIVTLSSISEDDTIPVPYLFRDYTEMPIIEQKALQLSKGKVLDIGCGAGSHSLYLQEKNIDITALDSSKGAIETCKKRGVTKTVNAKILEYKDVTFDTLLLLMNGIGIVGNLNKLGDYLQHLKSLLNADGQLLLDSSDIIYMFDEDEDGGYWIPPGKEYYGEVDYVMQYKQQKSDSFPWLYLDYNTLQRAAILNGFNCELIVEGEHYDYLAKLTLAKQ; this is translated from the coding sequence ATGGGAAGCGATATTTTTGGTGCTGCAATGTTAGACTATCTTAACAAAACCTACAAAGAAGACATTGTTACGCTTTCATCTATTTCTGAAGATGATACAATTCCTGTGCCATATCTTTTTAGAGACTATACAGAAATGCCAATTATAGAACAAAAAGCACTACAACTAAGCAAAGGAAAAGTTTTAGATATTGGTTGCGGAGCCGGAAGCCATAGCTTGTATTTGCAAGAAAAAAATATAGATATTACCGCATTAGACTCATCTAAAGGAGCTATTGAAACTTGCAAAAAAAGAGGTGTAACCAAAACTGTTAACGCTAAAATACTAGAATATAAAGACGTTACTTTTGACACACTTTTACTTTTAATGAACGGTATTGGAATTGTTGGCAACCTTAACAAACTAGGTGACTATTTACAACATTTAAAATCTCTTTTAAATGCAGACGGACAATTACTTCTAGATTCTAGCGACATTATTTATATGTTTGATGAGGATGAAGATGGAGGTTATTGGATTCCTCCAGGAAAAGAATATTACGGTGAAGTAGATTATGTTATGCAATATAAGCAACAAAAAAGCGATTCTTTTCCTTGGCTTTATTTAGATTATAATACACTGCAACGTGCTGCAATTTTAAATGGCTTTAATTGTGAGTTGATAGTTGAAGGCGAACATTACGACTATTTAGCTAAACTTACACTTGCAAAGCAATAG
- a CDS encoding cupin domain-containing protein translates to MKKKYTIQTQPFVVPTTDGKLIEEHFGGATNKQQELSIAHMVAPPGWSEPFQTPEFTEYTYVIKGKKQFIIDDEVVVLEQGQSIRIEKNTRVQYANPFDAPCEYISICTPAFSIDTVHREED, encoded by the coding sequence ATGAAAAAGAAGTATACCATACAAACACAACCTTTTGTGGTACCTACTACAGATGGTAAATTAATAGAAGAACATTTTGGTGGCGCAACTAACAAGCAACAAGAGTTAAGTATAGCTCATATGGTTGCACCTCCGGGTTGGTCAGAGCCTTTTCAGACACCAGAGTTTACAGAGTACACTTATGTAATAAAGGGCAAAAAACAATTTATTATAGATGATGAAGTTGTTGTTTTAGAACAAGGACAATCTATACGCATAGAGAAAAATACACGTGTACAATATGCAAACCCTTTTGATGCTCCTTGTGAGTATATATCTATTTGTACACCAGCTTTTTCTATAGACACAGTACACAGAGAAGAAGATTAA
- a CDS encoding DUF2059 domain-containing protein, with amino-acid sequence MKQLGIALVLVLFFATNGIAQTKKDTSLINTYLKANGSAAQYEYAYDQLLTMLHKNHPKTAANTDAYKYLNDNKSKAVGEILDSLGVVYTKHFTKDDIKEMLGFYRGEAAKQMLKDRTKMTEEQKQQLNAYYNSEVGKKIISKQQVLSKEIGSASEAWSRDLYETAMSLLK; translated from the coding sequence ATGAAACAACTTGGTATTGCATTGGTTTTAGTTCTTTTTTTTGCAACAAATGGTATTGCACAAACAAAAAAGGACACTAGTTTAATTAATACGTATTTAAAAGCAAATGGTTCTGCAGCACAGTATGAGTATGCATACGACCAATTACTAACAATGTTACATAAAAATCATCCTAAAACAGCTGCAAATACAGACGCTTATAAATACTTAAACGATAATAAAAGTAAAGCTGTAGGTGAAATTTTAGATTCTTTAGGTGTTGTGTACACAAAGCACTTTACTAAAGATGATATTAAAGAAATGTTAGGTTTTTATAGAGGCGAGGCTGCAAAGCAAATGCTAAAAGACAGAACAAAAATGACTGAAGAGCAAAAGCAACAGTTAAATGCTTACTACAACTCTGAAGTTGGTAAAAAGATAATATCTAAGCAACAAGTTCTTAGTAAAGAGATAGGATCTGCTTCTGAAGCTTGGAGCAGAGATTTGTATGAAACAGCTATGAGCTTGTTAAAGTAA
- a CDS encoding helicase HerA-like domain-containing protein yields the protein MSTKEKFLADIEKGYTTKGDFITMGAGIVEGETVTNAFVKIPLKTLNRHGLIAGATGTGKTKTLQVLAENLSDKGVPVMLMDLKGDLSGIAQPSAGHPKIDERHAQIGLPFEAKSFPVEILSLSEQDGVKLRATVSEFGPVLLSRILDLTVTQEGIVAVIFKYCDDNKLPLLDLKDFKKVLQYATDEGKAEFKESYGRISSASTGTILRKVIELEQQGADLFFGEKSFDVDDLTRIDENGRGYINILRLTDIQDRPKLFSTFMLSLLAEIYDTFPEQGDSDKPELVLFIDEAHLIFDEASKALLNQIESIVKLIRSKGIGVYFVTQNPADVPEDVLAQLGLKVQHALRAFTAKDRKAIKLAAQNYPDSEYYDTEDVLTSLGIGEALISALDEKGRPTPLAATMLRAPMSRMDILTDKELKEVIDASSLVKKYNDIIDRESAYEMLNKKIEKAEQIAAKEKEKPAAKRTSSRSKSTRQNPIVKVLTSATFIRGMLGVLKKVLR from the coding sequence ATGAGCACCAAGGAAAAATTTTTAGCAGACATAGAAAAAGGGTATACTACAAAAGGAGACTTTATAACTATGGGTGCTGGTATAGTAGAAGGGGAAACCGTTACTAATGCATTTGTAAAAATACCTTTAAAAACTCTTAACCGTCACGGTTTAATTGCTGGTGCAACAGGTACCGGAAAAACAAAAACATTGCAGGTATTGGCAGAGAATTTATCTGATAAAGGTGTGCCAGTAATGCTAATGGATTTAAAAGGTGATTTAAGTGGTATAGCGCAACCAAGTGCAGGACATCCTAAAATTGACGAACGCCATGCTCAAATTGGTTTGCCTTTTGAAGCTAAAAGTTTTCCTGTAGAAATTTTGTCTTTGTCTGAGCAAGATGGAGTAAAATTAAGAGCTACAGTATCAGAATTTGGACCAGTATTACTTTCTAGAATTTTAGACTTAACCGTAACACAAGAAGGTATTGTTGCTGTTATTTTTAAGTATTGCGATGATAATAAATTACCGCTTTTAGATCTTAAAGATTTTAAAAAGGTACTGCAATATGCTACAGATGAAGGTAAGGCCGAATTTAAAGAGAGCTACGGAAGAATTTCTTCTGCATCTACAGGTACTATTCTTAGAAAAGTAATAGAACTAGAACAGCAAGGAGCCGATTTATTTTTTGGTGAAAAATCTTTTGATGTTGATGACTTAACCAGGATTGATGAAAACGGAAGAGGCTACATTAATATTTTAAGGTTAACAGATATACAAGACAGACCTAAATTGTTTTCAACTTTTATGTTGAGTCTTTTAGCTGAAATTTATGATACTTTTCCTGAGCAAGGAGATAGTGACAAGCCAGAGTTGGTGTTGTTTATAGATGAAGCTCACTTAATTTTTGATGAAGCATCTAAAGCTTTGTTAAATCAAATAGAAAGTATTGTAAAATTAATACGTTCTAAAGGTATTGGTGTATACTTTGTAACACAAAACCCTGCTGATGTTCCAGAAGATGTTTTGGCTCAATTAGGGTTAAAAGTGCAACACGCTTTACGTGCATTTACAGCTAAAGATAGAAAAGCTATTAAATTAGCGGCACAAAATTACCCAGATAGTGAGTATTATGACACAGAAGATGTGTTAACTTCTTTGGGTATTGGAGAAGCTTTAATTTCTGCTTTAGATGAAAAAGGAAGACCAACGCCTTTAGCAGCTACTATGTTACGTGCACCTATGAGCCGTATGGATATTTTAACAGATAAAGAATTAAAGGAAGTAATAGACGCTTCTTCTTTAGTTAAAAAATACAATGATATTATAGATAGGGAAAGTGCTTATGAAATGCTGAATAAGAAAATTGAAAAGGCAGAGCAAATAGCAGCAAAAGAAAAAGAAAAACCAGCGGCAAAGCGTACAAGTAGTCGTTCTAAAAGCACAAGACAAAACCCAATTGTAAAAGTGTTAACCAGTGCTACTTTTATTAGAGGTATGTTGGGTGTACTTAAAAAAGTACTACGCTAA
- a CDS encoding YkgJ family cysteine cluster protein, with the protein MKEILKELPKKAKEKQNENKKFFTKLKKKPPKNLDYVMQELHEDEFKKTDCLTCANCCKTTGPLFTNADVERIAKSFRQKPQQFIKNYLRVDDENDYVLQSVPCTFLGPDNYCSIYDVRPKACREFPHTDRKKFQQISNLTMKNVAICPAAYNIVEEMKKRIKV; encoded by the coding sequence ATGAAAGAGATTTTAAAGGAATTGCCAAAAAAGGCAAAAGAAAAACAAAACGAAAACAAAAAGTTTTTTACCAAATTAAAAAAGAAGCCACCCAAGAATTTAGATTACGTAATGCAAGAGTTACACGAAGATGAGTTTAAAAAAACTGATTGTTTAACGTGTGCCAATTGCTGTAAAACAACAGGACCATTATTTACAAATGCAGATGTAGAGCGTATAGCAAAATCTTTTAGGCAAAAACCACAGCAGTTTATAAAAAACTATTTACGTGTAGATGATGAAAACGATTATGTTCTGCAAAGTGTACCGTGTACTTTTTTAGGGCCAGATAATTATTGCTCTATATATGATGTAAGGCCAAAGGCGTGTAGAGAGTTTCCGCATACAGATCGTAAAAAGTTTCAGCAGATAAGTAATTTAACAATGAAAAATGTAGCTATTTGTCCGGCTGCTTACAACATTGTTGAAGAAATGAAAAAGAGAATTAAAGTATAG
- a CDS encoding VOC family protein, with product MKYPIAPFHIAIPVHNLEECRTFYKDVIGCPEGRSSDHWVDFNLFGHQLVIHYKEKTTAEDLHTNSVDGKNVPVPHYGVVLPWETFETFSKELKDKGVNFVIEPYVRFKGEVGEQATMFFLDPAGNALEFKAFKDVHQLFAK from the coding sequence ATGAAATATCCAATAGCACCTTTTCATATCGCAATTCCTGTTCATAATTTAGAGGAGTGTAGAACATTTTACAAAGACGTAATAGGTTGCCCAGAAGGAAGAAGTAGTGACCATTGGGTAGATTTTAACTTATTTGGTCATCAGTTAGTAATACATTACAAAGAGAAAACTACAGCAGAAGATTTACACACCAATTCTGTAGATGGTAAAAATGTACCAGTACCGCATTATGGTGTTGTACTGCCTTGGGAAACTTTTGAGACCTTTTCTAAAGAATTAAAAGATAAGGGAGTTAATTTTGTAATAGAACCTTATGTTAGGTTTAAAGGAGAAGTAGGAGAGCAAGCAACTATGTTTTTTTTAGATCCTGCAGGTAATGCTTTAGAGTTTAAAGCGTTTAAAGATGTACACCAATTGTTTGCTAAGTAG
- a CDS encoding ABC transporter permease, whose protein sequence is MNLEFFITKRLIKGKENKSSISAPIIKIAIVAIALSVIMMLFAIATGEGLKEKVREKVAAFNGHIQIFNYDNNTSDVSVVPVSINQEFYPEFKNVDGITHVQAIANKGGIIITDDTFEGVIAKGVGKDYNWDVFKEYLVAGKLPNYKDKLNEEVLISSLIANRLNLKVGDTFSTFFLKDNNPSQTPNRRNFTIIGLYDSGFEEFDGTYVFVDIRHIQRINKWNKDQVGSFEVFLNSFDAIDQKSKEIYGTTVSTLDSSNIKDKYRSIFEWIGLFDFNVTLIIGIMIIVGGINMITALLVLILERTQMIGILKALGAANWSVRKVFLYNAVYLIAIGLFWGNLIGLGLLWLQDKFKFLKFADPKEYYIEYIPVHISFVTVLVLNIGVMLLCLLMLLLPSYIITRISPVKSIKFE, encoded by the coding sequence TTGAACTTAGAATTTTTTATTACTAAACGCCTAATTAAAGGTAAAGAGAATAAAAGTAGTATATCTGCTCCAATTATAAAAATTGCCATTGTAGCAATTGCGTTGAGCGTTATTATGATGCTTTTTGCTATTGCCACAGGAGAAGGACTTAAAGAGAAGGTAAGAGAAAAAGTTGCTGCTTTTAATGGTCACATTCAAATTTTTAATTACGATAATAATACGTCAGATGTTTCTGTTGTACCAGTATCCATAAATCAAGAGTTTTACCCAGAGTTTAAAAATGTAGATGGCATTACACACGTGCAAGCTATTGCTAATAAAGGAGGTATAATTATTACAGATGATACTTTTGAAGGTGTAATAGCCAAAGGAGTTGGTAAAGATTATAATTGGGATGTTTTTAAAGAGTATTTGGTTGCTGGTAAATTACCTAATTATAAAGATAAATTAAATGAAGAAGTTTTGATTTCTTCTTTAATTGCAAATAGGTTAAATTTAAAGGTAGGTGATACTTTTTCTACTTTTTTCTTAAAAGATAATAATCCGTCACAAACACCAAACCGAAGAAACTTTACTATTATTGGTTTGTACGATAGCGGTTTTGAAGAATTTGATGGTACGTATGTTTTTGTAGACATACGCCATATACAACGTATTAATAAATGGAACAAAGACCAAGTAGGTAGTTTTGAAGTCTTTTTAAATAGTTTTGATGCTATAGACCAAAAAAGTAAAGAAATTTACGGTACTACGGTTTCTACATTAGATTCTAGCAATATAAAAGATAAATACCGTAGCATTTTTGAGTGGATTGGTTTGTTTGATTTTAATGTGACGCTTATTATAGGAATAATGATAATTGTTGGTGGTATTAATATGATTACTGCACTTTTAGTTTTAATTCTAGAGCGTACCCAAATGATAGGCATTTTAAAAGCCCTTGGTGCTGCAAATTGGAGCGTGCGTAAAGTATTTTTATACAATGCTGTTTACCTAATTGCAATTGGCCTTTTTTGGGGTAATTTAATAGGCTTGGGCTTACTGTGGTTACAAGACAAGTTTAAATTTTTAAAATTTGCAGATCCAAAAGAATATTACATAGAGTATATACCTGTGCATATAAGTTTTGTAACAGTACTGGTGTTAAACATAGGTGTAATGCTGCTTTGCTTGCTTATGTTGTTACTACCATCATACATAATTACAAGAATAAGCCCTGTTAAGTCTATTAAGTTTGAGTAG
- a CDS encoding sterol desaturase family protein, with translation MESIITYFETIPSAHRSLILIGGITFFWLLEGVLPLQRFTYKKWRHALPNLFFTFTTIVINFLLAFLLLKTSDWTVVHNYGIINWLPQMPLWLYVTIGVMLLDFFGAYLAHFTEHKVKPLWMVHLVHHTDHNVDTTTANRHHPLESVIRFVFTLAGVFIVGAPMGVVMLYQSLSLVATQFGHANIKLPKKVDEVISYFLVSPDMHKVHHHYVLPYTDSNYGNIFSVWDRLFGTFMKLDRDSIVYGVDTFPDEVENASIKGLLKQPFHKYRKPTTEV, from the coding sequence ATGGAAAGTATTATTACATATTTTGAAACCATACCGTCTGCACATAGGAGTTTAATTTTAATTGGCGGTATAACGTTTTTTTGGCTTTTAGAAGGTGTTTTACCATTACAACGTTTTACGTATAAAAAATGGCGACACGCACTGCCTAATTTATTTTTTACGTTTACTACTATTGTAATTAACTTTTTACTCGCTTTTTTATTACTAAAAACTAGTGACTGGACAGTTGTACATAATTATGGAATAATAAACTGGCTACCGCAAATGCCGCTATGGTTGTATGTGACAATAGGTGTTATGCTATTAGATTTTTTTGGAGCTTACCTGGCTCATTTTACAGAGCATAAAGTAAAGCCTTTATGGATGGTGCATTTGGTTCATCATACAGACCATAATGTAGATACAACTACTGCAAACAGGCATCATCCGTTAGAGAGTGTTATACGCTTTGTGTTTACTTTGGCTGGTGTTTTTATAGTTGGGGCACCAATGGGAGTGGTTATGTTATACCAGTCTTTATCTTTGGTAGCAACCCAATTTGGACACGCAAATATTAAATTACCTAAAAAAGTAGATGAGGTTATAAGTTATTTTTTAGTGTCTCCAGATATGCACAAAGTACACCACCATTATGTGTTACCTTACACAGACTCTAACTACGGAAATATTTTCTCGGTATGGGATAGGTTGTTTGGTACGTTTATGAAACTAGATCGTGATAGTATTGTGTACGGTGTAGACACTTTTCCTGATGAGGTAGAAAATGCAAGTATAAAAGGATTGCTAAAACAACCTTTTCATAAGTACAGAAAACCTACAACAGAAGTTTAG
- a CDS encoding alpha/beta fold hydrolase has translation MKKMLSKIIPKVYGAYFNVLSVFSKKKAAKKAFYLFCTPRKGKVLPFQSEFLNSAKKEVVHSNNIDLQVYEWTGKKETILLLHGWESNVFRWRNLISFLKEEGYNIIAFDAPAHGNSKGQVLHVPIYTEVAQTLIDKYKPKHIVGHSVGGMTTLYNNYKYSNPSVDKLVILGAPSEFYTILLNYQNMLKFNNKVFNELKKFIIEQFGFKAEDFSISEYVKKNKKKGLLVHDKLDFIAPCSDSELVHKNWTNSKLITTKGYGHSLHQDEVSNAVISFLKED, from the coding sequence ATGAAAAAAATGCTAAGTAAAATTATCCCCAAAGTTTATGGTGCATATTTTAATGTGCTTTCTGTGTTTTCTAAAAAGAAAGCTGCAAAAAAAGCATTTTATCTTTTTTGTACGCCTAGAAAAGGAAAAGTGCTACCCTTTCAGTCAGAATTTTTAAATAGTGCAAAGAAAGAGGTTGTACATAGTAATAATATAGATTTACAGGTGTACGAGTGGACTGGCAAAAAAGAAACTATTTTACTTTTACACGGCTGGGAAAGTAATGTGTTTAGGTGGCGTAATTTAATTTCTTTTTTAAAAGAAGAAGGGTATAATATTATTGCTTTTGATGCGCCTGCACATGGTAACTCTAAAGGGCAAGTATTGCATGTGCCTATTTACACAGAAGTAGCACAAACACTTATAGATAAATATAAGCCAAAACATATTGTAGGGCATAGTGTTGGGGGAATGACAACCTTGTATAACAATTACAAATACAGTAATCCTAGTGTAGATAAACTAGTAATTCTTGGAGCGCCATCAGAATTTTATACTATTTTGCTTAACTACCAAAATATGCTTAAGTTTAATAATAAAGTCTTTAATGAGTTAAAGAAATTTATAATAGAGCAATTTGGTTTTAAGGCTGAAGATTTTTCTATATCTGAATATGTAAAAAAGAATAAAAAGAAGGGGTTACTTGTGCATGATAAGTTAGATTTTATTGCACCTTGTTCCGACTCAGAGTTAGTACATAAAAATTGGACTAACAGTAAATTAATAACAACTAAAGGTTACGGACATTCACTACACCAAGATGAGGTTAGTAATGCAGTAATATCATTTTTAAAAGAAGATTAA